One Salvia splendens isolate huo1 chromosome 12, SspV2, whole genome shotgun sequence genomic window carries:
- the LOC121757561 gene encoding uncharacterized protein LOC121757561, whose protein sequence is MHTRSKGLPLEPFDPEIEATNRKRNAYRRLTQKIQASSPNRIGASSVQSDLSPIRSPVQDHILFDPVSPSLMEYEEGNNGPPPPPPNYAELLRQLEELRQQVNHRQAVVPVQNQYAYQGQANPTVHSNIAANTFELKRGLIQMAENIAFRGKSTDDPNKHITKFIQICNTTKFNGVTDDQIRLRLFPFSLEDSAKDWLESLESGSIRTWDAMVEKFLEKFYPPSEAIKRQHEIIAFQMNPAENIREAWARFKALMKRCPNHGLTPTVQVITFFKGCVPEAQRELNLSSGGNFLKKGVDEAMEVIEELASNDDGWSNNGSKVHRVASTTDHDPMSALSDKLDALTMKFDCMAMGQPTQEPQGNMEDVSYVNQGGNNRYYNNQRPNFQGGGYNQFGNRGHLNLSYGNPNNALQPPPGFTVTNGVVDDPKKMTMEDILKSFMLQSNKLMEQNNQRMEKVETDVQSMATHMKNIDTQISQISQTVSTMTQPGKFPSNTIINPKDCKAVQLRNGKSYEGPAMPYEDRVTEKAPEEEELVEEVETETVQITPPSKENVVPTPPTPPAAHTSTDVRIPYPQRVQKKKTDAQFSRFLDIFRKVQINIPLVDALQQMPSYAKFLKDVVSNKRKWKEYETVNLTESCSAIIQKKLPAKLKDPGSFIISCIVGDCQEGRALCDLGASINLMPYSFFQKMKIGVLRPTTISLQMADRTVSYPKGIIEDILVKVGEFIFPADFVVLDMEEDRHVPLLLGRPF, encoded by the coding sequence ATGCACACACGTTCTAAAGGCTTGCCTCTAGAACCTTTCGATCCGGAGATCGAAGCAACTAACCGGAAGAGGAACGCCTATAGGAGACTCACGCAGAAAATTCAAGCTTCTTCGCCTAACCGCATAGGAGCATCTTCAGTTCAAAGCGACCTTTCACCCATCCGATCACCAGTTCAGGACCATATTTTGTTTGATCCCGTTTCTCCTAGTCTGATGGAGTACGAAGAGGGAAACAACGGTCCACCACCCCCTCCTCCCAATTATGCTGAGCTTCTACGACAGCTGGAGGAGCTGCGTCAACAAGTCAATCATAGACAAGCTGTGGTGCCTGTTCAGAATCAGTATGCATACCAAGGCCAGGCAAATCCAACTGTCCATAGCAACATCGCTGCCAACACCTTTGAGCTGAAAAGAGGACTTATTCAGATGGCAGAGAATATTGCTTTTAGGGGCAAATCCACAGATGATCCGAACAAACACATCACCAAGTTCATTCAGATCTGCAACACTACGAAGTTTAATGGAGTGACAGATGATCAGATTCGACTTAGGCTGTTTCCCTTTTCCTTAGAGGATTCAGCAAAGGATTGGTTGGAGAGCTTGGAGTCGGGCTCAATCAGAACATGGGATGCTATGGTAGAGAAGTTTTTAGAAAAGTTTTATCCCCCCAGTGAGGCGATTAAGAGGCAGCATGAGATCATTGCCTTTCAGATGAACCCTGCGGAGAATATCAGAGAAGCATGGGCGAGATTCAAAGCCTTGATGAAGCGATGTCCTAACCATGGGCTAACCCCAACTGTTCAAGTCATAACATTCTTCAAGGGGTGTGTGCCTGAAGCACAACGGGAGTTGAACTTGAGCTCAGGTGGTAATTTTCTGAAGAAAGGAGTAGATGAGGCCATGGAAGTAATAGAGGAGCTCGCATCTAATGACGACGGATGGAGCAACAACGGGAGTAAAGTACATAGGGTGGCGTCTACAACAGATCATGATCCTATGAGTGCCCTATCTGACAAGCTGGATGCGCTGACTATGAAGTTTGACTGCATGGCAATGGGGCAACCGACTCAAGAGCCCCAAGGAAATATGGAGGATGTTAGCTATGTGAATCAAGGGGGCAACAACCGGTACTACAATAACCAACGTCCCAACTTCCAGGGTGGAGGATATAATCAGTTTGGGAACAGGGGGCATCTCAATCTCTCTTATGGGAACCCCAATAATGCTCTGCAACCACCCCCGGGGTTCACGGTTACCAATGGAGTGGTCGATGATCCGAAGAAGATGACCATGGAAGACATACTTAAGTCTTTCATGCTACAGTCCAACAAGCTAATGGAACAGAACAACCAAAGAATGGAGAAGGTTGAGACAGATGTGCAAAGCATGGCCACTCATATGAAGAACATCGACACACAGATCAGCCAGATTTCCCAGACTGTGAGTACTATGACTCAACCGGGAAAATTCCCTTCGAACACCATCATAAATCCCAAAGATTGCAAAGCTGTGCAGCTGAGGAATGGAAAAAGTTATGAGGGACCTGCAATGCCATATGAGGACAGAGTAACGGAAAAGGCACCTGAAGAGGAGGAGTTAGTCGAGGAAGTTGAGACCGAGACAGTACAAATTACTCCCCCATCTAAGGAGAATGTGGTTCCAACTCCACCTACACCACCTGCAGCTCACACTTCCACTGACGTGAGGATTCCCTACCCTCAACGTGTGCAAAAGAAGAAGACAGATGCACAGTTCTCGAGGTTCTTGGATATATTTAGGAAGGTGCAGATAAACATCCCATTGGTGGATGCATTACAGCAGATGCCCAGCTATGCCAAATTTCTGAAGGATGTGGTTTCTAACAAGAGGAAATGGAAGGAGTATGAGACGGTGAATTTGACTGAAAGCTGCAGCGCCATTATTCAAAAGAAGCTACCAGCTAAATTGAAGGATCCAGGAAGTTTTATCATTTCTTGCATAGTGGGAGATTGTCAAGAAGGGAGAGCGTTATGTGATCTGGGGGCGAGTATCAATCTAATGCCCTATTCGTTCTTCCAGAAAATGAAGATTGGAGTGCTCAGACCCACTACTATATCATTGCAGATGGCTGACAGAACAGTGTCATATCCGAAGGGGATCATTGAAGACATACTTGTCAAGGTCggggaatttatttttccaGCCGACTTTGTAGTACTTGATATGGAGGAAGATAGGCACGTCCCACTTCTCTTAGGCAGACCCTTTTAG
- the LOC121757563 gene encoding uncharacterized protein LOC121757563, which translates to MAPHHPNDAMREIQVARKEQRAALDMLTKQLSQVAMSLGELRGNEGKIPATVQPTGRENISEVSLRSGKSHEEGAQSSSHDQPAGGRDKEKAKVCGETSGGGQGEEIEKAKPYPYRGMITRKRDAMIDVASLFKDVEVKVPLLTALKMPPISKFVKDYLAGRVTQEGRMVTEENGLFINVLPYSIYKKLGETKLINTDIIIQLADRFCIHPEGILEDVIVKVNNFLYPADFFVIKMTEPTTKESSGVLLGISFLSTASTIIDIRNGTISVDFNGEQFTFNIDEVMKSPRDSENVHSVDITEPLVQEYLTGPAEVSPTGREDNKKGTGDTDIKDPS; encoded by the exons ATGGCTCCGCACCATCCAAATGATGCGATGCGTGAAATCCAGGTGGCACGGAAGGAACAAAGGGCAGCTCTGGACATGCTTACAAAGCAACTTTCTCAAGTTGCCATGTCACTAGGGGAGCTgagaggaaatgaaggaaagatcCCTGCTACGGTGCAGCCTACTGGGCGAGAAAACATCAGTGAGGTCTCCCTGAGGTCAGGGAAG AGCCACGAAGAAGGAGCACAGTCCAGTTCCCATGATCAACCCGCCGGAGGAAGAGATAAGGAAAAAGCGAAGGTATGCGGCGAGACCTCAGGAGGAGGTCAAGGCGAGGAAATTGAGAAGGCCAAGCCCTACCCCTACCGCGGCATGATTACAAGGAAGAGAGATGCCATGATTGATGTGGCCAGTTTATTCAAGGATGTGGAAGTCAAAGTGCCACTTCTGACGGCGTTGAAGATGCCCCCTATCAGTAAATTTGTTAAAGACTACCTGGCAGGAAGGGTCACTCAAGAAGGAAGGATGGTTACAGAGGAGAAT GGGCTTTTTATCAATGTACTGccatattctatatacaagaagctgGGAGAGACTAAGCTTATCAACACCGACATCATCATACAACTAGCCGACAGGTTTTGCATTCACCCTGAGGGAATTCTTGAAGATGTGATAGTAAAGGTGAACAATTTCCTCTACCcagccgacttcttcgtcatcaaAATGACAGAGCCAACAACGAAGGAGTCCAGTGGAGTCCTATTGGGAATATCGTTCCTGTCTACAGCCAGCACAATAATCGATATCCGCAATGGGACGATCAGTGTGGATTTCAATGGAGAACAATTCACTTTCAACATCGACGAAGTGATGAAAAGTCCGAGGGACAGTGAGAACGTGCATTCGGTGGACATAACCGAGCCTCTGGTTCAAGAGTATCTAACTGGTCCAGCAGAAGTCAGCCCAACTGGTCGGGAAGACAACAAGAAGGGAACTGGGGATACAGACATCAAGGACCCCAGTTAA
- the LOC121757564 gene encoding uncharacterized protein LOC121757564, producing MAVVDNDWGIGSLHAHDKKEPTHAIAVTPGIRAIAIKSGVLVVLSNFYGLLKECPYAFLEEFCRYCNIQPVPAGSTSEDYMLKAIPFVLKGDAGIWLSRLPESSIRTWAEFRMIFLDRFFPTSKTSSLKREITEARQEYDEPLGQYWDRFQGLLQACPNHKIGEREVYSTFYSGLTVDSKNDLNLAAQGDFSKTPFSQTKRILERLIEAKRSYETSRGQYRRGAVHAVEARSDEKLEARFEQMERKLLEAVEKTRVPPPQEEHHYYYCEFPPEAEALNQVNTVGHWNPEGHWVQEKQRDTPWRDHPNFRWNYQSPRQPPQPSTQQKKTSEGQPNWPVRNQEIPNTGGNRG from the coding sequence ATGGCCGTTGTAGACAATGATTGGGGAATTGGCTCCCTACACGCCCATGACAAGAAGGAGCCCACTCATGCCATCGCAGTTACCCCAGGAATACGGGCAATCGCAATCAAATCAGGGGTGCTCGTGGTGTTGTCAAATTTCTACGGACTCTTGAAGGAATGCCCTTATGCCTTTTTGGAGgaattttgcagatattgtAACATTCAACCAGTACCAGCTGGATCCACATCAGAAGATTACATGCTCAAGGCGATACCCTTTGTTTTGAAGGGTGATGCAGGAATCTGGTTGTCAAGGCTGCCAGAAAGCTCGATTAGAACCTGGGCCGAGTTCCGCATGATCTTCCTGGACCGCTTCTTCCCAACATCAAAGACAAGTTCCCTGAAGAGAGAAATTACAGAGGCAaggcaggagtacgatgagcctcTTGGGCAATATTGGGACAGATTCCAGGGACTGCTGCAAGCGTGTCCTAATCACAAAATAGGAGAGCGGGAGGTCTATTCAACCTTTTATAGTGGGTTGACGGTGGACAGCAAGAATGATCTCAATCTAGCtgcccaaggggatttctccAAAACCCCATTCAGCCAAACAAAGAGGATTCTGGAGAGATTGATCGAAGCAAAGAGATCATATGAGACCTCTCGAGGCCAGTACAGAAGAGGAGCGGTGCACGCAGTAGAAGCACGAAGCGACGAgaagttggaggctcgatttgagcaaatggagagGAAGCTGCTAGAAGCAGTGGAAAAGACCAGAGTGCCACCACCTCAGGAGGAGCACCATTATTACTACTGCGAGTTTCCTCCTGAAGCAGAAGCTTTGAATCAAGTAAACACTGTCGGCCATTGGAACCCGGAAGGGCACTGGGTCCAAGAGAAACAAAGGGATACTCCATGGAGAGATCATCCAAATTTCAGGTGGAATTATCAGAGCCCAAGACAACCACCTCAACCATCTACACAGCAGAAAAAAACCTCCGAAGGGCAGCCCAATTGGCCTGTTCGAAATCAAGAAATACCGAACACTGGAGGAAACAGAGGGTAG
- the LOC121758202 gene encoding 2-methylene-furan-3-one reductase-like gives MKAWSYKQYGGPEVLKLESDVAVPELKEDQVLIKVVAAALNPVDYKRRGGAFGAYDSPLPIIPGFDAAGVVVKVGSKVESFKEGDEVYGDINDPYAGMKQLGSLAEYTITEERLLAVKPKNLNFVEAASLPLAIQTAYGGLETAKFSEGKSILVLGGAGGVGSLVIQLAKHVFGASHVAATSSTPKLDLLKSLGADLAIDYTQHNFEDLPHKYDLVYDTIGQPDKAVKVLKEGGSAVVVAVGVAVAPPAFAYSLNASGEYLNKLNPYLDSGKVKPVLDPKGPFPFDKVEDAFAHIETNHATGKVVVHPIA, from the exons ATGAAGGCGTGGTCTTACAAACAATACGGTGGTCCGGAGGTGTTGAAGCTGGAATCCGACGTGGCGGTTCCAGAGCTGAAGGAGGATCAGGTCCTAATCAAAGTGGTGGCGGCGGCGCTGAACCCCGTTGATTACAAGAGGCGCGGCGGCGCCTTCGGTGCCTACGATTCACCTCTTCCT ATTATTCCCGGGTTTGATGCTGCGGGAGTGGTGGTGAAAGTTGGGAGCAAAGTGGAGAGTTTCAAAGAAGGAGATGAAGTGTATGGAGACATCAACGATCCATATGCTGGAATGAAGCAGTTGGGAAGTCTTGCTGAATACACCATCACTGAGGAGAGATTGTTGGCTGTAAAGCCTAAGAATCTTAATTTTGTGGAGGCTGCTTCTCTCCCTCTCGCCATTCAGACTGCCTACGGCGGTCTCGAAACCGCCAAGTTTTCCGAGGGGAAATCCATCCTTGTTCTCGGAGGAGCCGGCGGTGTAGGATCCCTGGTCATTCAGCTTGCAAAGCATGTGTTTGGTGCTTCACATGTTGCTGCTACTTCCAGCACTCCCAAGTTGGACCTTTTGAAGTCTTTGGGAGCTGATTTGGCTATTGATTATACCCAACACAATTTCGAGGATTTGCCTCACAAATATGACTTGGTTTATGACACTATTG GCCAACCGGATAAGGCGGTCAAGGTTCTCAAGGAAGGAGGTTCAGCCGTGGTCGTAGCTGTTGGGGTTGCCGTCGCGCCCCCTGCCTTTGCATATTCACTCAATGCTAGCGGAGAATATTTGAATAAATTGAATCCCTATTTGGACAGCGGCAAAGTCAAGCCCGTGCTAGACCCAAAAGGACCCTTCCCTTTCGATAAGGTCGAGGATGCTTTTGCGCATATTGAGACCAACCATGCTACTGGAAAGGTCGTCGTGCATCCCATTGCTTAG